In Bos mutus isolate GX-2022 chromosome 10, NWIPB_WYAK_1.1, whole genome shotgun sequence, a single window of DNA contains:
- the DAD1 gene encoding dolichyl-diphosphooligosaccharide--protein glycosyltransferase subunit DAD1: MSASVLSVISRFLEEYLSATPQRLKLLDAYLLYILLTGALQFGYCLLVGTFPFNSFLSGFISCVGSFILAVCLRIQINPQNKADFQGISPERAFADFLFASTILHLVVMNFVG, translated from the exons ATGTCGGCGTCTGTGTTGTCGGTCATCTCGCGGTTTTTAGAAGAGTACTTGAGCGCCACACCTCAGCGTTTGAAGTTGTTGGACGCGTACCTCCTGTATATACTGCTGACTGGAGCGCTGCAATTCGGTTATTGTCTCCTCGTGGGGACCTTCCCCTTCAACTCCTTCCTCTCGGGCTTCATCTCTTGTGTGGGGAGCTTCATCCTAGCGG TTTGTCTGAGAATACAGATCAACCCACAAAACAAGGCGGATTTCCAAGGCATCTCCCCAGAGCGAGCCTTTGCTGATTTTCTCTTTGCCAGCACCATCCTTCACCTTGTCGTCATGAACTTCGTTGGCTGA